One window of the Thermasporomyces composti genome contains the following:
- a CDS encoding LLM class flavin-dependent oxidoreductase: MKNQLSRLGDLERIGVNYGHRLEFGACLAPTAGSPDAVVSLAQRCERLGYDLVVFPDKPHLADLDAWTLLPWVAGRTRRVRLVANVTNPLLRPPSVLARAAASLDLLSGGRLEVGLGADASADEAMGGRRLSPDQRVEAFAEAVEVLRGVWDTNQRSPLTYAGTHYRVPSAQRGPTPAHDIPVWLQALEPGMLRLAGQKADAWHVALDALAPGQLRACHKIIDESAEEAGRDPREIRRIVTITDQSIEGGLARRPSEQCVDELLPLVVDDGVGTFLVASDIPEVLERFASEVVPALREAVERELPGVSSTRRMRRAEVRAKRLPGINYDAVPASLADAVIEPGDPGYARVKSTYLRGGAPGLVLQPRNVEQVVDALAFARTHPHLPLSLRSAGHGISGRSTNHGGLVLDVSKLNTIEVLDPATRRVRIGPGARWMEVAAALSPHRWALTSGDYGGVGVGGLATAGGIGFLGRAHGLTIDHIRAVEMVLADGTLVRASEEENADLFWAVRGAGSNFGIVTSFEFEVDEVGDVGWGQFVFDASDAASLLRRWGEIQETAPRDLTSFLALAPRRGGQPPVAQLMAMVASDQPDVILDRLAPLTRVGPLYDQTVVLAPYAAIMANARGDEHDGRGEPVTRSAFVDHMTPEFAEAAARFLHSGATYFFQFRAVGGAIADVPPDATAYAHRSAAFSLTAFGVDRRRLDQAWDRMSGHFHGLYLNFETDPRPERLNDAFPPRTLARLRELKARYDPDNVFRDNFNITPAPRA; encoded by the coding sequence TTGAAGAATCAACTATCTCGGCTCGGTGACTTGGAGCGGATCGGCGTGAACTACGGCCACCGGTTGGAGTTCGGGGCGTGCCTGGCCCCGACGGCCGGGTCCCCGGACGCGGTCGTCTCGCTGGCGCAACGCTGCGAACGTCTGGGCTACGACCTCGTCGTCTTCCCCGACAAGCCGCACCTCGCCGACCTCGACGCCTGGACGCTGCTCCCCTGGGTGGCCGGGCGGACGCGACGGGTTCGTCTGGTCGCGAACGTCACGAACCCCCTGCTTCGTCCCCCCTCGGTTCTGGCGCGCGCGGCGGCCAGCCTCGACCTGCTCTCCGGCGGGCGCCTGGAGGTCGGCCTCGGCGCCGACGCCTCGGCCGACGAGGCGATGGGCGGCCGGCGGCTGTCACCGGACCAGCGGGTCGAGGCGTTCGCCGAGGCCGTCGAGGTGCTGCGCGGAGTCTGGGACACCAACCAGCGCTCGCCCTTGACGTACGCCGGCACGCACTACCGGGTGCCGAGCGCCCAGCGCGGACCGACGCCCGCCCACGACATCCCGGTGTGGCTCCAGGCACTGGAGCCCGGGATGCTCCGGTTGGCCGGCCAGAAGGCCGACGCCTGGCACGTGGCGCTCGACGCCCTGGCGCCCGGCCAGCTCCGCGCCTGTCACAAGATCATCGACGAGTCGGCCGAGGAGGCCGGGCGTGACCCTCGGGAGATTCGGCGGATCGTCACGATCACCGACCAGTCGATCGAGGGCGGGCTGGCGCGGCGACCGAGCGAGCAGTGCGTGGACGAGCTGCTGCCGCTCGTGGTGGACGACGGGGTCGGCACGTTCCTCGTCGCCTCCGACATCCCCGAGGTCCTCGAACGCTTCGCGAGCGAGGTCGTGCCGGCGCTGCGGGAGGCGGTGGAGCGCGAGCTGCCGGGCGTGTCCTCCACGCGGAGGATGCGCCGAGCCGAGGTGCGCGCGAAGCGGCTCCCCGGCATCAACTACGACGCCGTGCCGGCGTCACTCGCGGACGCCGTGATCGAGCCGGGTGACCCCGGCTACGCCCGGGTCAAGTCGACGTACCTGCGGGGCGGCGCTCCGGGTCTGGTCCTGCAGCCGAGGAACGTCGAGCAGGTGGTCGACGCGCTGGCGTTCGCCCGGACCCATCCCCACCTGCCGCTCAGCCTGCGCAGCGCGGGGCACGGCATCAGCGGCCGGTCCACCAACCACGGCGGGCTCGTCCTCGACGTCTCCAAGCTCAACACGATCGAGGTGCTCGACCCGGCGACCCGCCGGGTCCGCATCGGGCCAGGCGCCCGCTGGATGGAGGTCGCCGCGGCGCTGTCACCCCACCGCTGGGCGCTGACCTCGGGCGACTACGGCGGCGTCGGTGTCGGAGGGCTCGCCACCGCCGGAGGCATCGGCTTCCTCGGCCGCGCGCACGGGTTGACCATCGACCACATCCGCGCCGTCGAGATGGTGCTGGCCGACGGCACGCTGGTGCGGGCGAGCGAGGAGGAGAACGCCGACCTGTTCTGGGCGGTCCGGGGCGCCGGATCCAACTTCGGCATCGTGACGTCGTTCGAGTTCGAGGTCGACGAGGTGGGCGACGTCGGCTGGGGCCAGTTCGTCTTCGACGCCAGTGACGCGGCGAGCCTGCTGCGGCGCTGGGGGGAGATCCAGGAGACAGCCCCGCGGGACCTCACCAGCTTCCTCGCCCTGGCGCCACGCCGTGGCGGTCAGCCGCCGGTGGCCCAGCTCATGGCCATGGTCGCCTCCGACCAGCCGGACGTCATCCTCGACCGGCTCGCGCCCTTGACGCGCGTGGGTCCGCTCTACGACCAGACCGTGGTGCTCGCCCCGTACGCCGCGATCATGGCGAACGCGCGCGGTGACGAGCACGACGGCCGTGGCGAGCCGGTGACCCGCTCGGCGTTCGTGGACCACATGACGCCGGAGTTCGCGGAGGCGGCCGCCCGCTTCCTGCACAGTGGGGCGACGTACTTCTTCCAGTTCCGCGCGGTGGGTGGCGCGATCGCCGACGTCCCGCCGGACGCGACGGCGTACGCGCACCGGTCCGCCGCGTTCTCCCTGACGGCGTTCGGCGTCGACCGCCGCCGGCTGGACCAGGCGTGGGACCGGATGAGCGGCCACTTCCACGGGCTCTACCTCAACTTCGAGACCGACCCGCGCCCGGAGCGGCTGAACGACGCCTTCCCACCCCGCACGCTCGCCCGGTTGCGGGAGCTCAAGGCGCGCTACGACCCCGACAACGTGTTCCGCGACAACTTCAACATCACGCCGGCGCCCCGGGCCTAA
- a CDS encoding bifunctional GNAT family N-acetyltransferase/acetate--CoA ligase family protein has protein sequence MSASTAGAVQTAETVRVILADGRIAHIRPLGPDDRDAVLRLHHGLPERDRYFRFFTTSPAGFEPVLDRIVQPDDVHRLTLGGFLGEELVGVAHFEVLADPSEAEVALAVDHRHQARGLGTLLLEHLASAARQRGVRQFVAEVLKENASMIQVFRDAGMPLTMRSEGSTYHVRMNLVEGYPPEVGERERQAGVASLRALLRPRSVAVVGASRRADAIGHAVVANLLAEGFTGSCHPVNPRAETIAGLRVVASARDLPPDVDLAVLCVPAAAVPQVAEECGQRGVRALAVITAGLTGDAELAGGLLAAVRRHGMRLVGPNCLGVINTDPDVRLNATFARGPVPAGRIGVVTQSGGVGIALLEQFAAAGLGISNLVSTGDKYDVSGNDMLLWWLRDDSTDLAVIYVESFGNPRKFATLARALSERKPVLAVRTGRTEAAQRAAASHTAAAATPAVTRDALYGQAGILPVESLTDIVGTAAVLSWQPLPAGNRVMVVGNVGGIGVIAADACATNGLALPDLTDQTRRTLTTLLPSTASLLNPVDTTAGVKDEVFHDAVRAILHDSNVDALVVLAAPTAVANPADGLADVVADSPKPVVVVRVGQDTVVEPLRPADPAGRPVPAFGDPVIAIEALARTVRYAEWRARPKGTVPDLPDIDIQAARALVAEYLDANPDGGWLDQPSVSRLLAHFGVPVITGVVARDADSAVAAFRAEGGPVVVKAIAEGVLHKSRAGGVILGVRDEQGVLAAVSQLRQRFGPSLRGVLVQPMVEPGRELLIGVHNDPTFGPLVAFGLGGVDTDLIGDRAYRLVPLTDRDAVEMLGSLRASPALFGPKAHQQLDTQGIIDLLLRVGRLAEMLPEVAELDLNPVVVTDRYYRVVDARIRVAPTQPVDPYLRRLRT, from the coding sequence ATGAGCGCGAGCACAGCTGGGGCGGTCCAGACGGCCGAGACGGTTCGGGTCATCCTCGCCGATGGTCGGATCGCACACATTCGTCCCCTAGGCCCCGACGATCGTGACGCGGTTCTTCGCCTCCACCACGGGCTTCCCGAGCGCGATCGTTACTTCCGCTTCTTCACCACGAGTCCCGCCGGGTTCGAGCCGGTGCTGGACCGGATCGTCCAGCCGGACGACGTCCACCGCTTGACGCTGGGTGGCTTCCTCGGCGAGGAGCTCGTGGGCGTGGCGCACTTCGAGGTGCTGGCTGATCCCAGCGAGGCCGAGGTCGCCTTGGCGGTGGACCACCGTCACCAGGCGCGTGGCCTGGGCACGCTGCTGCTCGAGCATCTCGCATCGGCCGCGCGCCAGCGAGGCGTCCGGCAGTTCGTCGCCGAGGTGCTGAAGGAGAACGCCTCGATGATTCAGGTGTTCCGGGACGCCGGAATGCCGTTGACGATGCGGTCGGAGGGCTCGACCTACCACGTCAGGATGAACCTGGTCGAGGGCTATCCGCCCGAGGTGGGTGAGCGTGAACGTCAAGCCGGGGTCGCCAGTCTGCGCGCGCTGCTGCGTCCGCGGTCGGTGGCGGTGGTCGGGGCGAGCCGCCGGGCTGACGCGATCGGTCACGCGGTGGTGGCCAACCTCCTGGCAGAGGGGTTCACAGGCAGTTGCCATCCGGTGAACCCGCGCGCCGAGACGATCGCCGGACTGCGCGTGGTCGCGTCGGCCCGCGATCTCCCACCCGACGTGGACCTCGCCGTGCTGTGCGTCCCCGCCGCCGCGGTGCCCCAGGTCGCCGAGGAGTGCGGCCAGCGGGGCGTGCGCGCCCTCGCGGTGATCACCGCCGGCCTGACCGGTGACGCCGAGCTCGCCGGAGGTCTGCTCGCCGCCGTTCGTCGACACGGGATGCGGCTGGTCGGCCCGAACTGCCTGGGCGTCATCAACACCGACCCGGATGTTCGCCTCAACGCGACCTTCGCGCGTGGCCCCGTCCCAGCCGGCCGGATCGGGGTGGTGACCCAGTCCGGGGGCGTCGGCATCGCGTTGCTCGAGCAGTTCGCCGCGGCCGGTCTGGGGATCTCCAACCTGGTCTCGACCGGCGACAAGTACGACGTGAGCGGCAACGACATGCTGCTGTGGTGGCTGCGCGATGACTCCACCGACCTCGCCGTCATCTACGTCGAGTCCTTCGGCAACCCGCGGAAGTTCGCGACGCTGGCGCGAGCGCTCTCCGAGCGCAAGCCGGTGTTGGCGGTGCGGACGGGGCGCACCGAGGCCGCGCAGCGGGCCGCCGCCTCGCACACTGCCGCGGCCGCCACGCCCGCGGTCACGAGGGACGCGCTGTACGGCCAAGCCGGGATCCTCCCGGTGGAGTCGCTCACCGACATCGTCGGCACCGCGGCGGTCTTGTCCTGGCAGCCGCTCCCGGCCGGGAACCGGGTCATGGTCGTCGGCAACGTCGGCGGCATCGGCGTCATCGCGGCCGACGCCTGCGCCACCAACGGGCTCGCGCTCCCCGACCTGACCGATCAGACGCGGCGGACGTTGACCACACTCCTGCCCTCGACCGCGAGCCTGCTCAACCCGGTCGACACCACGGCGGGTGTCAAGGACGAGGTCTTCCACGACGCCGTTCGCGCGATCCTGCACGACTCGAACGTGGACGCGCTCGTCGTTCTCGCCGCGCCCACGGCGGTGGCGAACCCAGCGGACGGCCTGGCCGACGTCGTGGCCGACTCGCCCAAGCCGGTCGTGGTCGTCCGGGTGGGCCAGGACACCGTGGTGGAGCCACTCCGGCCGGCGGACCCAGCGGGTCGGCCGGTCCCGGCCTTCGGCGACCCGGTCATCGCGATCGAGGCGCTCGCCCGGACCGTCCGGTACGCCGAGTGGAGGGCCCGCCCCAAGGGCACGGTCCCCGACCTGCCGGACATCGACATCCAGGCGGCACGCGCGCTGGTCGCGGAGTACTTGGACGCCAATCCCGACGGCGGGTGGTTGGACCAGCCCTCGGTCAGCCGCCTGCTGGCTCACTTCGGCGTGCCGGTCATCACCGGTGTCGTCGCCCGCGACGCGGACAGCGCCGTCGCGGCGTTCCGCGCGGAGGGTGGCCCGGTCGTGGTGAAGGCGATCGCCGAAGGCGTCCTGCACAAGAGCCGTGCGGGTGGGGTGATCCTCGGCGTCCGCGACGAGCAAGGCGTTCTCGCCGCCGTGTCACAGCTGCGGCAGCGGTTCGGCCCCAGTCTTCGCGGGGTCCTCGTGCAACCGATGGTGGAGCCGGGTCGGGAGCTGCTCATCGGCGTGCACAACGACCCCACGTTCGGACCGTTGGTGGCGTTCGGCCTGGGCGGCGTCGACACCGACCTGATCGGTGACCGGGCCTACCGGCTCGTGCCGCTGACCGACCGCGACGCGGTCGAGATGCTCGGCTCCCTGCGGGCCTCGCCGGCCCTGTTCGGGCCGAAGGCGCACCAGCAGCTCGACACGCAGGGCATCATCGACCTGCTGCTGCGGGTGGGGCGCCTCGCCGAGATGCTGCCCGAGGTCGCGGAGCTGGACCTCAACCCGGTCGTCGTCACCGACCGCTACTACCGTGTGGTCGACGCCCGCATCCGGGTGGCGCCCACCCAGCCGGTCGATCCGTACCTGCGCCGACTGCGGACCTGA
- a CDS encoding LLM class flavin-dependent oxidoreductase, with protein MTDYGHELLFGTFITPTASPVTQAVDLAVLSDRVGLDLVTFQDHPYLPTFHDTWTLLSFVASRTERVRVAGNVHNLPLRPPAVLARAAASLDLLSGGRFELGIGAGGYWDAIEGMGGRRLAPGQAVDALAEAIEIIRGLWAADERGGVRVRGTYYQVNGAKRGPAPAHDIQVWIGGYKPRMLRLIGRMGDGWLPTLSYLPHGISDLPTMNRHIDEGAIAAGRDPSAVRRMLNIAGQFASTGSGLLVGPPRQWAEQLADLTLTHGVTGFILMGDDPTAIEVFASEVAPATRELVAAERR; from the coding sequence ATGACCGACTACGGGCACGAGCTGCTGTTCGGAACCTTCATCACGCCGACGGCGAGCCCCGTCACGCAGGCGGTCGACCTGGCGGTCCTGTCCGATCGGGTCGGCTTGGACCTCGTGACGTTCCAGGACCACCCGTACCTGCCGACCTTCCACGACACGTGGACGCTGCTCTCGTTCGTCGCGTCCCGGACGGAACGCGTTCGGGTCGCGGGCAACGTGCACAACCTGCCGCTTCGCCCGCCCGCCGTGCTGGCTCGCGCCGCGGCGAGCCTGGATCTGCTGAGCGGGGGTCGGTTCGAGCTCGGCATCGGCGCCGGTGGCTACTGGGATGCCATCGAGGGGATGGGCGGTCGCCGGCTGGCCCCTGGGCAGGCCGTCGACGCGCTGGCGGAGGCGATCGAGATCATCCGGGGCCTGTGGGCCGCCGACGAGCGGGGCGGCGTGCGCGTCCGCGGCACGTACTACCAGGTGAACGGCGCCAAGCGAGGTCCGGCGCCGGCCCACGACATCCAGGTCTGGATCGGCGGCTACAAGCCGAGGATGCTGCGGCTCATCGGGCGGATGGGGGACGGCTGGCTGCCAACGCTGTCCTACCTGCCCCATGGCATCTCGGACCTCCCGACGATGAACCGCCACATCGACGAGGGGGCGATCGCGGCGGGCCGTGATCCCTCGGCGGTGCGCCGGATGCTCAACATCGCCGGCCAGTTCGCGTCCACGGGCTCAGGGCTGCTCGTCGGACCGCCTCGCCAGTGGGCCGAGCAGCTCGCGGATCTCACCCTGACCCATGGTGTGACCGGGTTCATCCTCATGGGGGATGACCCGACGGCCATCGAGGTGTTCGCCTCCGAGGTGGCGCCCGCGACCCGCGAGCTGGTCGCGGCGGAACGACGCTGA
- a CDS encoding DUF2267 domain-containing protein gives MRARSHALARAEHTAYDWLTTVAQHLGTQDCDYAFRVVRAWLHAVRDRLTVEGAAHFAAQLPEILRGVFYDGWTPSRVPVKTDVEDFLRTFCQEAMISVEDAPKAVSAVSAAMRQMFSAGQLESALLQVPNHIARLLRPDGAAPTVPRARSSSVDDRLSEVERQLRGLTEAVRALSQKLEREREPAAASSIG, from the coding sequence ATGAGGGCCCGTTCACACGCGCTGGCGCGCGCCGAACACACCGCCTACGACTGGTTGACGACGGTCGCTCAGCACTTGGGCACCCAGGACTGCGACTACGCGTTCCGGGTCGTCCGAGCATGGCTGCACGCGGTCCGGGACCGGCTGACGGTCGAGGGCGCCGCGCACTTCGCGGCGCAGCTCCCGGAGATCCTGCGCGGAGTCTTCTACGACGGGTGGACGCCCAGCAGGGTTCCGGTGAAGACCGACGTCGAGGACTTCCTTCGCACCTTCTGCCAGGAGGCCATGATCTCGGTGGAGGACGCGCCCAAGGCGGTGTCGGCGGTGTCTGCGGCCATGCGCCAGATGTTCTCCGCCGGCCAGCTCGAGTCGGCGCTCCTGCAGGTCCCCAACCACATCGCGCGTCTGTTGCGGCCGGACGGCGCGGCTCCGACGGTTCCCAGGGCGCGGAGCTCCTCCGTCGATGACCGGCTGTCGGAGGTCGAGCGCCAGCTCCGCGGACTGACCGAGGCGGTCCGCGCGCTCAGCCAGAAGCTCGAGCGCGAGCGTGAGCCCGCTGCCGCGTCGTCGATCGGCTGA
- a CDS encoding WD40/YVTN/BNR-like repeat-containing protein — MGASRRAAGLISAAVLALATAAATGVPAHADDRSASVRAPNEMPNGMSPWERVPLPPLRGQTDLVDLAAVGPNDVWAVGYVRSSWGVETLVLRWDGKRWKRVPSPNPSDDQNWLLAVDGTSAKDVWAVGYELDEDRRHRMLVLHWNGARWRVVPTPGVGEELESTLVDVEALSPTDVWAVGTATGWPLTGRTLTLHWDGQRWTRVESPNPSTEGLGSNLVGVAASSADEVWAVGDDDPSGTFGMQPLAERWDGASWSVVPTPAVPEDAMLGSLGIAAADDVWAVGYRTVDGLPQPLAERWDGESWRAVKTPVFDGVEATFNDVVVRGRDDVWVIGTKGRGTLIAHWDGSSWTLVPGAEPGQFVTSLAAATEEPGTGCLWAVGQFTDGERAEAFVERSCPS; from the coding sequence ATGGGGGCAAGCAGACGAGCTGCGGGCCTGATCTCCGCGGCGGTCTTGGCGTTGGCGACCGCCGCGGCGACGGGTGTGCCCGCCCACGCCGACGACCGGTCGGCGAGCGTTCGCGCGCCGAATGAGATGCCGAACGGGATGTCGCCGTGGGAGCGCGTCCCGCTGCCGCCGCTGCGCGGGCAGACGGACCTCGTGGATCTGGCCGCGGTCGGCCCGAACGACGTCTGGGCGGTGGGGTACGTCCGCTCGTCGTGGGGAGTCGAGACGCTCGTCCTGCGGTGGGACGGCAAACGCTGGAAGCGCGTCCCGAGCCCCAACCCGAGCGACGACCAGAACTGGCTCCTCGCCGTCGACGGCACCTCGGCGAAGGACGTCTGGGCCGTGGGCTACGAGCTGGACGAGGATCGACGCCACCGCATGCTCGTCCTGCACTGGAACGGCGCCCGGTGGCGGGTGGTCCCCACCCCGGGTGTGGGTGAGGAGCTGGAGAGCACGCTGGTCGACGTCGAGGCGCTCTCGCCGACGGATGTCTGGGCGGTCGGCACGGCGACAGGGTGGCCGCTCACCGGCCGGACGCTCACCTTGCACTGGGACGGTCAGCGGTGGACGCGCGTGGAGAGCCCGAACCCCAGCACGGAGGGTCTCGGCAGCAACCTGGTGGGTGTGGCCGCGTCGTCCGCGGACGAGGTCTGGGCGGTCGGTGACGACGACCCGTCGGGCACGTTCGGCATGCAGCCGCTGGCCGAGCGCTGGGACGGCGCCTCCTGGTCGGTCGTCCCGACTCCCGCGGTGCCGGAGGACGCGATGCTCGGCAGCCTCGGCATCGCGGCGGCCGACGACGTCTGGGCGGTCGGCTACCGGACGGTCGACGGGCTCCCCCAGCCGTTGGCCGAGCGCTGGGACGGCGAGTCGTGGCGGGCGGTGAAGACTCCCGTCTTCGATGGGGTGGAGGCGACCTTCAACGACGTCGTCGTGAGGGGGCGCGACGACGTCTGGGTGATCGGAACCAAGGGGCGCGGCACCCTCATCGCTCACTGGGACGGCAGCTCCTGGACGCTCGTCCCCGGGGCCGAACCGGGACAGTTCGTCACCAGCCTCGCCGCCGCCACCGAGGAGCCGGGCACGGGCTGCCTGTGGGCGGTGGGTCAGTTCACCGACGGGGAGCGGGCAGAGGCGTTCGTGGAACGCTCGTGCCCGTCGTGA
- a CDS encoding class F sortase, with translation MLATVSGFGLIAVDALGLAATPSGPAPPPMPTATAPPTSSASTKASPPARTTGTPRPPRGTPTKTPPGPKTGTAEAQANAATPNPLASVSRPMRVDIPRIEVAAPLTSVGRAEDGSIDVPPPQKPYLAAWYDDSAVPGHPGRTVIVGHLDSRYSGPAVFYHLGALRKGDTVTVTRRDGIVVEYVVDGTAAHPRDEFPADQIYGPSSRSELRLITCGGSFRQADGWSHNVIVYAHMTSWHRASDAERKRPLRYDTPKA, from the coding sequence GTGCTCGCAACCGTCAGCGGGTTCGGCCTCATCGCCGTCGACGCGCTGGGCTTGGCCGCGACGCCGTCAGGTCCGGCCCCGCCGCCGATGCCGACGGCGACGGCACCGCCTACGTCGTCCGCCTCGACCAAGGCGTCGCCGCCGGCGAGGACGACCGGGACACCGCGACCGCCGAGAGGTACACCCACCAAGACGCCCCCGGGGCCGAAGACGGGCACGGCGGAGGCGCAAGCGAACGCGGCGACGCCGAATCCTTTGGCTTCGGTCTCCAGACCGATGCGCGTCGACATCCCGCGCATCGAGGTTGCGGCGCCGCTGACCTCGGTGGGCCGGGCGGAGGACGGCAGCATCGATGTTCCTCCGCCGCAGAAGCCCTACCTCGCTGCGTGGTACGACGACAGTGCCGTCCCGGGCCATCCCGGCCGGACGGTCATCGTCGGCCACCTGGACTCCCGCTACAGCGGGCCGGCCGTCTTCTACCACCTGGGCGCGCTCCGAAAAGGTGACACGGTGACGGTCACCCGGCGCGACGGCATCGTGGTCGAGTACGTCGTCGACGGGACCGCGGCCCACCCGAGGGACGAGTTCCCTGCCGACCAGATCTACGGGCCGAGTTCACGATCCGAGCTCCGGCTCATCACCTGTGGCGGCAGCTTCCGTCAGGCCGACGGGTGGTCCCACAACGTCATCGTCTACGCCCACATGACGTCCTGGCACCGAGCCAGTGACGCCGAGCGCAAGCGCCCGTTGCGGTACGACACGCCGAAGGCGTGA